From Desulfobacteraceae bacterium, a single genomic window includes:
- a CDS encoding metallophosphoesterase, with product MLAALKNRRRLLLGVISDTHGHLSPAAVGALGRVDVILHAGDIDTPAVFQALQGLAPLVAVRGNMDRGRWAADLPSAEIVTLGGLQVYLLHDLMSLDLDPAAADIRLVISGHTHRPAAENRAGVLLLNPGSAALPRGGQPASLALVLLENGHISHRWVSLE from the coding sequence ATGCTCGCCGCCCTCAAAAACCGCCGCCGCCTTCTATTGGGCGTGATTTCCGACACCCACGGCCATCTGTCGCCGGCGGCGGTCGGCGCCCTGGGGCGGGTGGATGTGATCCTGCACGCCGGCGACATCGACACCCCGGCGGTCTTCCAGGCCCTTCAGGGTCTGGCGCCGCTGGTGGCCGTGCGCGGCAACATGGACCGCGGCCGCTGGGCGGCGGACCTGCCGTCGGCTGAAATCGTGACCCTGGGCGGCCTGCAGGTCTATTTGCTCCACGACCTGATGAGCCTCGACCTGGACCCGGCCGCGGCCGACATTCGCCTGGTGATCAGCGGCCACACCCATCGGCCGGCGGCCGAGAACCGCGCCGGCGTCCTCTTGCTCAACCCCGGCTCGGCCGCCCTGCCCCGCGGCGGTCAGCCCGCCTCGCTCGCCCTGGTGCTCCTGGAGAACGGCCACATCTCCCACCGCTGGGTGTCTCTGGAATGA
- a CDS encoding amino acid ABC transporter permease, giving the protein MVIFKRKITPLDLVVFLMLAAAGLYLSYRVKVGLHYNWNWGVLPQFLFRYDPEAARWVPNLLMQGFFNTVRLSIWGTLLASLIGLLMGLCRVSHSLFYRLMGRSYVEICRNLPPLVLIFIFYYFVSDQIMPILGVEDFVRGSSPATQALLAFLLAPPDLIAPFLSALITLAIFEGAYITEIVRAGIQSIERGQWEAGRALGMGRWQLMRHVILPQAMRRILPPLGGQFISTIKDSAIVSVISIQELTFQGMELMSATFMTFEVWITVTLLYLLLTLTCSLALARLETVLHRRER; this is encoded by the coding sequence TTGGTCATCTTCAAGCGCAAAATCACGCCGCTGGATCTGGTGGTGTTCCTTATGCTGGCGGCCGCCGGTCTTTACCTGTCCTACCGCGTCAAGGTGGGTCTGCACTACAACTGGAACTGGGGCGTTCTGCCCCAGTTTCTTTTTCGCTACGATCCGGAGGCCGCCCGCTGGGTGCCCAACCTGCTGATGCAGGGCTTTTTCAACACCGTGCGGCTCAGCATCTGGGGTACCCTCCTGGCCAGCCTGATCGGCCTGCTGATGGGGCTCTGCCGGGTCAGCCACAGCCTCTTCTACCGCCTGATGGGTCGCAGCTATGTTGAAATCTGCCGCAACCTGCCGCCCCTGGTCCTGATTTTCATCTTCTACTATTTCGTCAGCGACCAGATCATGCCGATCCTCGGGGTGGAGGATTTCGTGCGCGGCAGCTCTCCGGCCACCCAGGCGCTGCTGGCCTTCCTCCTGGCGCCGCCCGATCTGATCGCCCCGTTTCTCTCGGCCCTGATCACCCTGGCGATCTTCGAGGGGGCCTATATCACCGAAATCGTCCGCGCTGGGATCCAGTCCATCGAGCGCGGCCAGTGGGAAGCCGGCCGTGCTCTGGGCATGGGGCGCTGGCAGCTCATGCGCCACGTCATCCTGCCCCAGGCCATGCGGCGCATCCTGCCGCCCCTGGGGGGCCAGTTCATCTCCACCATCAAGGACTCGGCCATCGTCTCGGTGATCTCCATCCAGGAGCTCACATTTCAGGGCATGGAGCTCATGTCGGCGACCTTCATGACCTTCGAAGTCTGGATCACGGTCACCCTACTCTACCTGTTGCTGACGCTGACCTGCTCCCTGGCCCTGGCGCGTCTGGAAACCGTTCTGCATCGCCGGGAGCGCTGA